One Natrinema halophilum genomic window carries:
- a CDS encoding histidine kinase N-terminal 7TM domain-containing protein has protein sequence MRSGDVIFLVIYAIATITSFAVAGVIYHYRDKKGAIPLAAYMFGSAIWAGSLLVATAVDDFALSVFFQKLLYVGVGIVVLSVFIFALEYTGRERYVRPGTIGLLFLEPIVVLALVFPNPDGIFYATLEPNPAMPTGVGFEFGPAFLLHTAYSYLLLIGTTLMIFEMLYSSQSLYRGQSLALLAGTVFTWIMNIVHVVGPINADITPLGFMVGGTLYSVAIIRYRLTDIVPIARDRVLDNVSDGVFVLDRDDRLIDVNPVGKALLEDIDSSPIGERVDSLFATWPTLHDGYESLTATPTDGEHEFALDAGHFYARATPIDDGRDRHVGWLLIVRDITDRKRREAQLKRQNERLERFADVVSHDLRNPLNVADGYLELASEADDPESHLDEIEQSHDRMKTIIEDVLTLARDGTDVTDPEPVSLTDLAEGAWENVDTGDATLTVASNATILGDANRVTRLFENLFRNSVEHGTPKESNDSTEVLGSNHTSLDVEVGTIDTGATNDPTGFYVADDGHGLPDGGDRIFEDGYTTEMDGTGFGLRIVDEIATAHGWIVEAAESDAGGARFDFRGVETGTNQHLTDFVADIEGTTE, from the coding sequence GTGAGATCAGGGGACGTGATATTTCTCGTAATTTACGCTATCGCCACGATTACGTCGTTTGCCGTCGCCGGAGTTATCTATCACTATCGAGATAAGAAAGGGGCGATTCCCCTGGCCGCATACATGTTCGGCTCGGCTATCTGGGCTGGATCACTCCTAGTCGCCACTGCCGTCGACGATTTTGCGCTGTCGGTCTTCTTCCAGAAACTGCTCTACGTCGGCGTCGGCATCGTCGTCCTTTCCGTATTTATTTTCGCCCTCGAGTACACCGGCCGCGAGCGATACGTTCGACCCGGAACGATCGGGCTCCTATTTCTCGAACCAATCGTCGTCCTCGCCCTGGTGTTTCCTAATCCGGACGGCATCTTTTATGCGACCTTGGAGCCGAATCCGGCGATGCCGACCGGTGTCGGCTTCGAGTTTGGACCCGCATTTCTCCTTCACACGGCCTATTCCTATCTTCTGCTGATCGGAACGACGCTGATGATTTTCGAAATGCTGTACAGTTCTCAGTCGCTGTACCGAGGCCAATCGCTCGCCTTGCTCGCCGGAACGGTATTCACATGGATCATGAACATCGTTCACGTTGTTGGCCCGATCAATGCCGACATAACGCCGCTCGGATTCATGGTCGGTGGGACGCTGTACTCGGTCGCGATCATCCGCTATCGGCTGACCGATATCGTCCCGATCGCCCGCGATCGAGTCCTCGATAACGTCTCGGACGGCGTCTTCGTTCTCGACAGGGACGACCGGTTGATCGACGTCAATCCGGTCGGTAAGGCGCTTCTCGAGGATATCGACTCGTCTCCGATCGGGGAACGGGTCGATTCGTTGTTCGCCACGTGGCCGACGTTGCACGACGGATACGAATCACTGACTGCAACCCCTACGGATGGAGAACACGAATTCGCACTCGACGCGGGTCACTTTTATGCACGAGCGACGCCGATCGACGATGGTCGCGACCGCCACGTCGGCTGGCTCCTCATCGTCCGCGACATCACCGATCGAAAGCGACGCGAAGCCCAGCTAAAACGCCAGAACGAGCGCCTCGAACGGTTCGCCGACGTCGTCTCTCACGACCTGCGAAACCCGCTGAACGTCGCAGACGGCTACCTCGAGTTGGCCTCCGAGGCAGACGATCCCGAATCCCACCTCGACGAAATCGAGCAGTCTCACGACCGAATGAAAACGATCATCGAGGACGTCCTCACACTCGCTCGCGACGGAACGGACGTCACGGATCCGGAACCGGTTTCGCTGACAGACCTTGCCGAAGGGGCGTGGGAGAACGTCGATACAGGCGACGCCACCCTGACGGTCGCGTCGAATGCGACGATCCTCGGAGACGCCAATCGAGTAACGCGGTTGTTCGAGAACCTGTTCCGGAATTCGGTCGAACACGGCACGCCGAAAGAGTCGAACGATTCAACCGAGGTCCTCGGGTCAAACCACACCTCGCTCGACGTCGAGGTGGGGACCATCGACACCGGCGCGACCAACGATCCGACGGGGTTCTACGTCGCAGACGACGGCCACGGACTGCCGGATGGCGGTGACCGTATCTTCGAGGACGGATACACGACCGAGATGGATGGGACGGGATTTGGCCTGCGTATCGTCGACGAGATCGCAACCGCCCACGGCTGGATTGTTGAGGCCGCGGAAAGCGACGCCGGCGGTGCTAGATTCGATTTCCGCGGCGTCGAAACGGGAACGAACCAACATCTCACGGATTTCGTCGCTGACATCGAGGGTACGACCGAGTGA
- a CDS encoding RNA ligase partner protein, giving the protein MPGELPRQRFVLDTSLFITEEIRRDGESLEEAVGRLLDLVATARLELNISCYVPPSIHDELATMLRDRNIEEDVFSRLDTWVVRKSPDRYGITIPANVVYNFIDEMSDRVDRGLRVSEKAIREVEQLEPDDLVTDANTDGREEYMTDADRILSDLRDEYRRALRQGVLDSREDFDLLILARELDAGVVTEDRGIISWADEFGLRYVRGGQFPTLLEEYQRATGVDDE; this is encoded by the coding sequence ATGCCCGGTGAACTACCGCGTCAACGGTTCGTCCTCGACACGTCGTTGTTCATCACGGAGGAGATCCGTCGAGACGGCGAATCGCTCGAGGAGGCTGTCGGCCGCCTGCTCGACCTCGTCGCGACCGCCCGGCTCGAACTCAATATCTCCTGTTACGTGCCGCCATCGATCCACGACGAACTTGCCACGATGTTGCGCGACCGGAATATCGAGGAAGACGTATTCTCGCGACTCGATACGTGGGTCGTTCGAAAGAGTCCCGACCGGTACGGCATCACGATACCCGCAAACGTCGTCTACAACTTTATCGATGAGATGAGCGACCGAGTGGATCGGGGCCTTCGCGTCTCCGAAAAGGCGATCCGCGAAGTCGAACAGCTCGAGCCGGACGACCTCGTCACCGATGCGAATACGGACGGACGAGAGGAATACATGACCGACGCCGATCGGATTCTCTCGGACTTACGAGATGAGTATCGACGCGCCCTCAGACAGGGCGTCCTCGATTCGCGGGAGGATTTCGACCTGCTGATCCTCGCTCGAGAGTTAGACGCCGGCGTGGTCACCGAGGATCGGGGCATCATCTCCTGGGCCGACGAGTTCGGACTCCGGTACGTCCGCGGCGGTCAGTTCCCGACGCTGCTCGAAGAATACCAGCGAGCGACCGGTGTCGATGACGAGTGA
- a CDS encoding RNA ligase: protein MVPEEYLERLEATTAEPDDLFEHFEQRSVAGQTHYVLTAARHGVERGTVIVEDADVVVRGYPSIPRILVLDPGIPSFFEGGETVAIEEKLDGFNVRIADVGDPLAFTRSGYVCPYTTAQARDSLPLEEFFAAHPRKTICAELIGPETPYTTHDYEGIDTHEFRVFDVRDCESGVPLPVADRRELCEEYGFGQPRLFGRAVASDTIATVRDTIDDLDAVGREGVVLKSADGVQMVKYTTKTQHHGELAYAFSMPFDYGRDFVFSRVVRDAFQAVELDESEEQLEERARDLGESILRPMISTIQDVAAGETVGERHRVRGDPETIDALFDHLHEHSLTIEREFDQCENGERVVEFVKVADSSRDRIRYYLDGGTRDE, encoded by the coding sequence ATGGTCCCCGAGGAGTATCTCGAGCGACTCGAGGCCACCACGGCGGAGCCCGACGACCTCTTCGAGCACTTCGAGCAACGCTCGGTGGCTGGTCAGACACACTACGTGCTTACCGCGGCCCGCCACGGCGTCGAGCGGGGGACAGTTATCGTCGAGGACGCCGACGTCGTCGTTCGCGGATATCCGAGTATTCCCCGAATTCTCGTTCTCGATCCCGGCATCCCTTCGTTCTTCGAGGGGGGAGAGACCGTCGCCATCGAGGAGAAACTCGACGGGTTTAACGTCCGAATCGCGGACGTGGGCGACCCGCTTGCGTTTACCAGAAGCGGCTACGTTTGTCCGTACACGACGGCGCAAGCTCGCGATTCCCTTCCGCTCGAGGAGTTCTTTGCGGCACATCCTCGGAAGACGATCTGTGCCGAACTGATCGGCCCGGAAACGCCCTATACAACCCACGACTACGAGGGGATTGACACCCACGAATTTCGGGTGTTCGACGTTCGCGACTGCGAATCCGGTGTGCCGCTTCCAGTGGCTGATCGTCGTGAACTCTGCGAGGAATACGGCTTCGGCCAACCGCGACTCTTCGGGCGAGCGGTCGCGTCGGATACGATCGCGACGGTTCGGGACACCATCGACGACCTCGACGCGGTGGGCCGTGAAGGCGTCGTCTTGAAATCGGCAGACGGAGTGCAGATGGTCAAGTACACGACGAAAACCCAACACCACGGCGAACTCGCCTACGCCTTCTCGATGCCGTTCGACTACGGCCGGGATTTCGTCTTTTCCCGGGTCGTTCGAGACGCGTTTCAGGCCGTTGAGTTGGACGAGAGCGAGGAGCAACTCGAGGAGCGAGCACGGGACCTCGGCGAATCCATCCTCCGCCCGATGATCTCGACCATTCAGGACGTGGCAGCCGGTGAAACAGTCGGTGAACGCCACAGAGTCAGGGGTGACCCGGAGACGATCGACGCACTCTTCGACCACTTACACGAGCATTCGCTGACGATCGAACGAGAGTTCGATCAGTGTGAGAACGGGGAGCGCGTCGTCGAGTTCGTAAAGGTAGCCGATTCGAGCCGTGACCGAATTCGGTACTATCTGGACGGTGGGACACGAGATGAGTGA